ATCGCCGCACACCAGGCGGGATCGGTGAGATCGATCCGCAACGGCGGACGGATGTTCGGCAGGGCGGCATGCGCGCGCCACGCTTCGATGCTCTTCAGGTGCCGCACGTTGAGATCGCTCGGCCACCAAGTGATGCCGGGCGCACGTTTTGCAAAATGCACGACATGCTGGCCGGTGCCGCTGCCGGCCTCCACCACGTCACCGGATTTGCCGACGAGGAATTTTTGCAGCACCGCCCAGATCGGTTCATGGTTGCGGTGGAATGCGGCCGCATCGAGCCGGCCGTCCGGTTCGACCGGCCGTCCATCCTTGCCGAATTCCACCACATATTCGGCCATTGCCGCCTCGCCTGAAAATCGTTGTAGGTCTGCAACGCCCGAGGCGTCACTTCAGTTCGCCGCAATAAATCTCTTTCAGCACCTGCAGCAAGCGCAATGCGCGTGGGTCGGCAACCCGATAATGCAGTGTCTGCGACGTCCGCCGGAATTCGACCAGGCCATCGGCGCGCAATTTCGCCAGATGCTGCGACAATGCGGACTGGCTCAGTTTCACGATGCCGACGAGTTCCCCGACCGTCATCTCGCCGCGTACCGCCAGAAAACAGAGGATCAACAGGCGCTTTTCATTGGCGAGCATTTTCAGGAGCTGCGCGGCTTCGCCGGCCTGCTTCGCCAGCTTCTTCAGCGCCGCCGCATCGTCGGCGCCGGGGGCGGATTGTGTTTCTTTGGCTGCCGCAGCGACTGCTCTCATAGCGTCAAATCCGGGATGGTTTTCCGTGCCTGCGAAGCACACATCACATCCTAGCGTTCCGGCCTTTCTTTAGCATTGACTAAATTAGTAAATGCCGATACCGGCTCAAAAAAACAAGAAATGATGCGGCGATGTGGCCGCGAGGGGAAGAAAACGTGCGGCATAACCCGTTACGCAGCAAAGCTATTCCCTCCGATCCCGCCGGCGCGGACGCGCCTTTGGGGCGACGCCCTCGGCGCGGCACTGACCGGCAGCCTCGCCCTTGGCGGCAAATCCGCCATCGCCGACCCCGTGCCGGAGGCGCCTCCCGCCGACGCCCCCTGGTCGCAATCGATCGGCGCGGGCGTGGTCGATCGGCCCTATGGCCGGCCTGCAGATACCGAAGCCTCCGTGATCCGGCGCAACGTCCCCTGGCTCACCGCCAGCGCGGAATCGTCCGTGAGCTTTTCGCCGTTGCAGGACCTTCACGGCATCATCACACCCAATGGATTGTTCTTCGAGCGCCACCATGCAGGCCGGCCCGATATCGATCCGGCGCAGCACAAACTCATGATCCACGGGCTGGTCGAGCGCCCGCTGCTGCTCACCATCAAGGACATCCTGCGCTTCCCGCAGACCATGCGTATTCATTTCATCGAATGCCCGGCCAATGGCGGCATGAACTGGCGCGCCGCGCAGATGAACTCGCTGCAGTTCAGCCACGGCATGGTCAGTTGCGCTGAATGGACCGGCGTAAAACTGTCGACGCTGCTGGAAGAGGTCGGCGTCAAGAAGGAAGCGAAGTGGGCGATGGTCGAGGGCGCCGATGGCGCGCATATGAACCGCAGCCTGCCGCTCGACAAATGCCTTGATGATTGTCTCGTGGTCTACGCGCAAAACGGCGAGGCGCTGCGGCCCGAACAGGGCTATCCGCTGCGGCTGGTGGTGCCGGGCTGGGAAGGCAACGTCAACATCAAGTGGCTGCGCCGGATCAAGCTCGGCGACAAACCCTGGCATTCGCGCGAGGAAACCTCGAAATACACCGACCTGATGCCAGACGGCACCTCGCGCGGCTTCACCTGGCTGATCGACGCCAAATCCGTCATCACCTTTCCCTGCCCGGAAAAGCCGCTCGATGGGCCCGGCCTCTATGAAATCAGGGGATTGGCGTGGACCGGCAACGGCAAGGTCAAACGCGTCGATGTCTCCATGGATGGCGGGATCAGCTGGCAGAGCGCGCGGCTGCACGAGCCGGTGCTGTCGAAGGCACTCACAAAGTTCACCCTGCCCTGGCGCTGGGACGGCCGCCCGGCGCTGGTTGCATCCCGCGTCATCGACGAGACCGGTTACGTGCAGCCGACAATTGCGGAGCTGCGAAAGCAGCGCGGCTCGAACTCGGTCTATCACAACAATTCGATCCAGACCTGGCAGGTCAAATCAGACGGAAGCGTCTTCAATGTGCAGCTCGCGTAAGCTTTGCTTGCCGATCCTGGCCATGGTGCTTGCGGCCGGAGGCCTCGCGGGCGCGGCAGAGCCTGGCTCGTTCGGTTACGGCCGCTTGGCGACGCCCGCGCAGATTGCCGGATGGGATATCGACGTGCG
This portion of the Bradyrhizobium sp. AZCC 2262 genome encodes:
- a CDS encoding DUF938 domain-containing protein, translated to MAEYVVEFGKDGRPVEPDGRLDAAAFHRNHEPIWAVLQKFLVGKSGDVVEAGSGTGQHVVHFAKRAPGITWWPSDLNVRHLKSIEAWRAHAALPNIRPPLRIDLTDPAWCAAMQDGSGPAELLAVFCANVIHIAPWRVAEGLFAGAGRYLRSDGRLFLYGPFKRDGKHTAMSNAVFDTSLREQDAEWGVRDVADLENLAAGVGLALVETVQMPANNLILAFGRR
- a CDS encoding ArsR/SmtB family transcription factor translates to MRAVAAAAKETQSAPGADDAAALKKLAKQAGEAAQLLKMLANEKRLLILCFLAVRGEMTVGELVGIVKLSQSALSQHLAKLRADGLVEFRRTSQTLHYRVADPRALRLLQVLKEIYCGELK
- the soxC gene encoding sulfite dehydrogenase, whose protein sequence is MMRRCGREGKKTCGITRYAAKLFPPIPPARTRLWGDALGAALTGSLALGGKSAIADPVPEAPPADAPWSQSIGAGVVDRPYGRPADTEASVIRRNVPWLTASAESSVSFSPLQDLHGIITPNGLFFERHHAGRPDIDPAQHKLMIHGLVERPLLLTIKDILRFPQTMRIHFIECPANGGMNWRAAQMNSLQFSHGMVSCAEWTGVKLSTLLEEVGVKKEAKWAMVEGADGAHMNRSLPLDKCLDDCLVVYAQNGEALRPEQGYPLRLVVPGWEGNVNIKWLRRIKLGDKPWHSREETSKYTDLMPDGTSRGFTWLIDAKSVITFPCPEKPLDGPGLYEIRGLAWTGNGKVKRVDVSMDGGISWQSARLHEPVLSKALTKFTLPWRWDGRPALVASRVIDETGYVQPTIAELRKQRGSNSVYHNNSIQTWQVKSDGSVFNVQLA